From a region of the Helicobacter hepaticus ATCC 51449 genome:
- a CDS encoding NUDIX hydrolase → MKPKAITPCSHISDVSFCECVDSPYVKPRRMLYSENGLKRSWDFIQSLDSVAIVLYHRQEDSLLFVKQFRPPVFVRALNKEEHLTQSHLDSHISQGIGYTYELCAGLTDKAGKSLEQIAQEEVQEECGYKVNSLRKIATFATAVGHSGATQTLFYAAISEKDRVNAGGGVDGEVIESVLVKVSELETFLYDESRVKTPGLGFGVLWFLYHYEKLKDENMI, encoded by the coding sequence ATGAAGCCTAAAGCTATTACACCTTGTTCGCACATTAGTGATGTGAGTTTTTGTGAATGTGTAGATTCACCTTATGTAAAACCAAGACGTATGCTTTATAGCGAAAATGGATTAAAACGTTCGTGGGATTTTATCCAAAGTTTGGATTCTGTGGCGATTGTGCTTTATCATAGGCAAGAGGATAGTTTGCTTTTTGTAAAACAATTTCGTCCTCCAGTATTTGTGCGTGCGCTTAATAAAGAAGAACATTTAACACAATCTCATTTGGATTCACATATATCACAAGGTATAGGTTATACTTATGAGTTATGTGCTGGGCTAACGGATAAGGCGGGTAAAAGTTTAGAACAAATTGCACAAGAAGAAGTGCAAGAGGAATGTGGTTATAAAGTGAATTCTTTGCGTAAAATTGCTACATTTGCCACTGCAGTAGGGCATAGTGGCGCAACACAGACACTTTTTTATGCAGCTATAAGTGAAAAAGATAGGGTGAATGCGGGAGGTGGCGTTGATGGCGAAGTTATAGAATCTGTATTGGTTAAAGTGAGTGAGTTAGAAACATTCCTGTATGATGAAAGTAGGGTGAAAACGCCCGGATTAGGTTTTGGTGTGCTATGGTTTTTATATCATTATGAGAAATTAAAAGATGAAAATATGATTTAA
- the mtaB gene encoding tRNA (N(6)-L-threonylcarbamoyladenosine(37)-C(2))-methylthiotransferase MtaB: MSEVKKVYFKTFGCRTNLFDTQVMKSNLKHFECARNENEADVVVVNSCTVTNGADSGVRGYLNKMRELNKKVYFTGCGVGTRGEEIFTHNLVHSVFAHSFKERIDEFLTTNQRFFHTESAPEHIDSTIVTHFSGKSRAFLKIQEGCDFACSYCIIPFVRGKARSYPQKSILEQIRALAQNGKTEVVLTGTNVGSYGKDLKDYNLARLIKDIYSLGVLKRLRVGSLEPSQIDSELKESLELPFMEKHLHIALQHTSNTMLSLMNRYNRVESDLELFMYFAKKGFCLGSDFIVGHPGESEAVWQEALENFKSFPLTHLHPFVYSKRDGTPSSTIKDEVKGNIAKERLHTLKEIVVNNNEAFRKAHNMPLDVLCESRRESDTAFIYTGLDQFFNPMQFESSNPHLEGQWVKIKTYSIEKERNYGEV, from the coding sequence GTGAGTGAAGTAAAGAAAGTATATTTTAAAACATTTGGTTGTCGCACGAATCTTTTTGACACACAGGTAATGAAAAGTAATTTAAAACATTTTGAATGTGCAAGAAATGAAAATGAAGCCGATGTAGTGGTAGTTAATTCCTGCACGGTTACCAATGGTGCAGATAGTGGTGTGCGAGGCTATCTTAATAAAATGCGTGAGTTAAATAAAAAAGTGTATTTCACAGGTTGTGGCGTAGGCACAAGAGGTGAGGAGATATTCACACATAATCTTGTTCATAGTGTGTTTGCCCATAGTTTTAAAGAACGTATTGATGAATTTTTAACTACCAATCAGAGATTTTTTCATACAGAATCTGCCCCAGAGCATATTGATAGCACTATTGTTACACATTTTTCAGGCAAATCGCGAGCTTTTTTAAAAATTCAAGAAGGTTGTGATTTTGCGTGCAGTTATTGTATTATTCCTTTTGTGCGAGGCAAAGCGCGTTCTTACCCTCAAAAAAGCATTTTGGAGCAAATCCGCGCACTTGCTCAAAATGGCAAAACTGAAGTGGTTCTAACAGGGACAAATGTTGGGAGTTATGGCAAGGATTTGAAGGACTATAATCTTGCAAGACTTATTAAAGACATATATTCTTTAGGAGTATTAAAACGCTTGCGTGTAGGAAGTTTAGAACCTAGTCAAATTGATAGTGAGCTTAAAGAATCTCTTGAGTTGCCCTTTATGGAGAAACATTTACATATTGCTCTGCAGCATACAAGTAACACTATGCTGTCATTAATGAACCGATACAATCGTGTAGAGAGTGATTTGGAGCTTTTTATGTATTTTGCCAAAAAAGGATTCTGTTTGGGAAGTGATTTTATCGTAGGACACCCAGGAGAAAGTGAAGCAGTGTGGCAGGAGGCATTGGAGAATTTTAAATCTTTTCCTCTCACACATCTTCACCCATTTGTGTATTCTAAACGCGATGGCACACCTTCAAGCACAATTAAAGATGAGGTAAAGGGCAATATTGCTAAAGAGCGACTTCATACGCTTAAAGAGATTGTTGTGAATAATAATGAGGCTTTTCGTAAAGCACATAATATGCCCCTTGATGTTTTGTGTGAGAGTAGGAGAGAATCTGATACTGCTTTTATTTACACAGGATTAGACCAGTTTTTTAATCCTATGCAATTTGAAAGTAGCAATCCACACTTAGAAGGGCAGTGGGTAAAAATAAAAACATATAGTATTGAGAAGGAGAGAAATTATGGCGAAGTCTAA
- a CDS encoding AAA family ATPase, with amino-acid sequence MAKSKSLIIGIFALVIALILGVVLVIKDSSELVSAKEAERLFLNEKVTDISCDDEYVYFEANAKHYKVYANSLSPRIWSWNFPVVAKKAHFLNDTLGEIGIMILVLLGLAVLFQVMRLIFFKSVSMPSGAKKSEVPRERESPLLESTSHSTTYVPMTSVVRFKDVAGISEVKEELLEIIDYLKNPKYYQELGISLPKGVLLVGPPGVGKTMIAKAVAGEAGVPFFYQSGSSFVQIYVGMGAKRVRELFMRAKAKSPSIIFIDEIDAVGKARGNARSDEREATLNQLLTEMDGFEDSSGVIVIAATNKIEVLDEALLRSGRFDRRIYVELPNLSEREHILQLYLSDKKYDLDISEIARLCVGFSGAALASLVNESALNALRRKSKLIQKEDILATKDKVLVGKKKALSLSENEKEILALYQSAKALSAYWLEVDFDKIGLVNESFRQIDKELTSKQELMSKIKVALSGNIAVECIYQQTFSNAKDDILSAKEIATQMCEQYGMGERLLSDNSDVAHILEQAQTQMRDFITNSKAVLLQVSRALQERERLSKDEIKEIYESIHK; translated from the coding sequence ATGGCGAAGTCTAAAAGCCTAATAATTGGCATCTTTGCTCTTGTGATAGCGCTCATTTTGGGCGTAGTGCTTGTAATAAAAGATAGCAGTGAGCTTGTAAGCGCAAAAGAAGCAGAGCGTCTATTTTTAAATGAGAAGGTTACAGATATTTCGTGCGATGATGAATATGTATATTTTGAAGCAAATGCAAAACATTATAAAGTATATGCTAATAGCCTCTCTCCTCGTATATGGAGCTGGAATTTTCCTGTGGTGGCAAAAAAGGCGCATTTTTTGAATGATACTTTGGGCGAAATTGGTATTATGATTCTTGTGCTTTTAGGCTTGGCAGTGTTGTTTCAAGTTATGCGTCTTATATTTTTCAAATCTGTTTCAATGCCTAGCGGAGCAAAAAAGTCAGAAGTTCCACGTGAGAGAGAATCTCCGCTTTTAGAATCTACATCACATTCTACTACTTATGTGCCTATGACAAGTGTAGTGCGCTTTAAAGATGTGGCAGGAATTAGTGAGGTTAAAGAGGAGTTATTAGAAATTATTGATTATCTTAAGAATCCTAAATATTATCAAGAATTAGGTATATCACTTCCTAAAGGTGTGCTTTTAGTGGGTCCTCCGGGTGTAGGAAAAACAATGATAGCTAAGGCTGTTGCTGGTGAGGCTGGTGTGCCGTTTTTTTATCAAAGTGGCTCAAGTTTTGTGCAAATTTATGTTGGTATGGGCGCAAAACGCGTAAGAGAGTTATTTATGAGAGCTAAAGCAAAATCACCCAGTATTATTTTTATTGACGAGATTGATGCAGTCGGCAAGGCACGAGGAAATGCGCGCAGTGATGAGAGAGAAGCAACCCTTAATCAGCTTTTAACCGAAATGGACGGCTTTGAAGATTCTAGTGGTGTTATTGTTATTGCTGCGACAAATAAAATTGAGGTGCTTGATGAAGCATTGTTGCGAAGTGGACGCTTTGATAGGCGCATTTATGTGGAGCTTCCTAATTTAAGTGAGAGAGAGCATATTTTGCAACTTTATTTGAGCGACAAAAAATACGATCTTGATATAAGCGAAATCGCTCGTCTTTGCGTAGGATTTAGCGGTGCAGCCCTTGCTTCACTTGTAAATGAAAGTGCTCTTAATGCTTTGCGGCGCAAATCAAAGCTCATACAAAAAGAGGATATTCTTGCTACTAAAGATAAGGTGCTTGTGGGCAAGAAAAAAGCATTAAGTTTGAGTGAAAATGAAAAAGAGATTCTTGCACTTTATCAATCAGCAAAGGCATTAAGTGCATATTGGCTTGAAGTGGATTTTGATAAGATTGGGCTTGTGAATGAAAGTTTTAGGCAGATTGATAAAGAGCTTACAAGCAAACAAGAACTTATGAGTAAAATCAAAGTCGCTTTAAGTGGTAATATTGCTGTGGAATGTATTTATCAGCAGACTTTTAGCAATGCTAAAGATGACATTTTAAGCGCAAAAGAGATTGCTACACAAATGTGTGAGCAATATGGTATGGGAGAGCGACTTTTAAGCGATAATAGTGATGTGGCTCATATTTTAGAACAAGCACAAACGCAAATGCGTGATTTTATTACTAATTCCAAAGCAGTGCTTTTGCAAGTATCTCGTGCTTTGCAAGAAAGGGAACGTTTGAGTAAAGATGAAATAAAAGAGATATATGAAAGCATACATAAATGA
- a CDS encoding plasminogen-binding N-terminal domain-containing protein, which translates to MRILAGLICAIMLQAIDTLPKGVEIDEVNANVLSFRADHLKVGQSGIVLTQNQGYNIIIASAVIKSIKNGTAYASYTPFDSISQKYLPTPQSSPAQGDKIIFGSFYNKSIAIAPDQESYNKILSLAPNTSFAHIDLLAAFLAKDGINDPKPKHLNEFCNVYSIGLLYILASNGVNVLDCQSFSILEVLPFDKPYIQNTQAPFFSRIVNIDTGSLANKLRSKKSRQYFPYYDNLLRASLKSFENLKHKE; encoded by the coding sequence ATGCGAATATTAGCAGGATTAATTTGTGCAATTATGCTTCAAGCCATTGATACTCTGCCAAAGGGCGTGGAAATTGATGAGGTAAATGCAAATGTTCTATCTTTTCGTGCAGACCATTTAAAAGTTGGGCAAAGTGGTATCGTGCTCACGCAGAATCAAGGTTATAATATTATTATTGCTAGTGCTGTCATTAAAAGTATTAAAAATGGCACAGCTTATGCGAGTTATACACCTTTTGATAGTATTTCGCAAAAATATCTTCCTACACCTCAATCTTCTCCAGCACAAGGAGATAAAATTATTTTTGGAAGTTTTTATAATAAATCAATCGCCATTGCCCCAGACCAAGAAAGTTATAATAAGATTCTCTCTCTTGCACCCAATACGAGTTTTGCCCATATTGATTTATTAGCTGCATTTTTGGCAAAAGATGGCATTAATGATCCAAAACCCAAGCATTTAAATGAATTTTGTAATGTGTATAGCATAGGATTATTGTATATTCTTGCTTCCAATGGTGTCAATGTGCTTGATTGCCAAAGTTTTAGTATCCTTGAAGTGCTGCCTTTTGATAAGCCATATATTCAAAATACACAAGCACCATTTTTTTCGCGTATTGTGAATATAGATACAGGTTCTCTTGCAAACAAATTGCGTTCAAAGAAATCGCGCCAATACTTTCCTTACTATGATAATTTATTGCGCGCAAGTCTTAAATCATTTGAGAATCTAAAACATAAGGAGTAA
- a CDS encoding EI24 domain-containing protein, producing MLKILKDSLNDFFTLKIINLIWVPLILNLLLIGSVLYFCGSYFYDFILSLTPKWLQDINANTALWAQAVSFIYSVSIYLILGLGVALLALLCNLFFSLFYTPLIVRYVHNKDFSFIKLNPFGSMWGDTLSFVKDLCMFIALLIVCIPLYFIPICGTFIPLIIGFFFFKRRTFYDVGSYIMDKAQFDALQSQKFQNYICALLSFLPSLIPFVSFFLMPLQILIITRYMFDKLHSHTS from the coding sequence ATGCTAAAGATTCTAAAAGATAGTCTTAATGATTTTTTTACCCTAAAGATTATAAATCTTATTTGGGTGCCTTTAATCTTGAATCTTTTGCTTATAGGTAGTGTGCTCTATTTTTGTGGCTCTTACTTTTATGATTTTATTCTCTCTCTTACGCCTAAGTGGCTTCAAGACATCAATGCAAACACTGCTCTTTGGGCACAAGCAGTGAGCTTTATATATAGTGTGAGTATATATCTTATCTTGGGTTTGGGCGTTGCTCTCCTTGCTTTGCTATGCAACCTGTTTTTTTCATTGTTTTATACACCTTTAATCGTGCGATATGTGCATAATAAAGATTTTTCTTTTATCAAACTTAATCCCTTTGGTTCAATGTGGGGTGATACTCTAAGTTTTGTTAAAGATTTGTGTATGTTTATAGCACTTCTTATAGTTTGTATTCCTCTATATTTTATCCCTATATGTGGCACATTCATACCCTTGATAATTGGGTTTTTCTTTTTTAAAAGACGCACCTTTTATGATGTAGGAAGTTACATAATGGATAAAGCACAATTTGATGCTCTACAATCCCAAAAGTTCCAAAACTATATTTGCGCACTTCTTAGCTTTCTCCCTAGCTTAATTCCTTTTGTTAGCTTTTTTCTTATGCCATTGCAGATTCTTATCATTACGCGATATATGTTTGACAAATTACACTCTCATACTTCTTAA
- a CDS encoding flagellar biosynthesis anti-sigma factor FlgM: MVNGVNTSVKVANMLNRDVLAKQNENNEVKEKEQTQLSKVEQIKEQIKNGEYKIDLQQTSEKMASNLLNL, encoded by the coding sequence ATGGTAAATGGTGTAAATACAAGCGTTAAAGTCGCAAATATGCTTAATAGAGATGTGCTTGCAAAGCAAAACGAAAACAATGAAGTAAAAGAAAAAGAGCAAACCCAACTCTCAAAAGTTGAACAAATTAAAGAGCAAATCAAAAACGGAGAATACAAAATAGATTTGCAACAAACTTCTGAAAAAATGGCATCAAATTTGCTTAACCTATAA
- a CDS encoding mechanosensitive ion channel domain-containing protein → MSCILFASPIVKDDMKISDIQKELQTLENKLDESHNAWLKHYMSLENYNELTNEMNTLEKEIQSYIHTAPPHSLTQRFETLKRQQELLRDYAQHPYGTLLEVKHIEEVPQITNPFLILTGYSFIKQLKEQQNILNTNKESLHFLLDVIREKYVLLNTLAEEDKSVEVAKQIARTQTMLEELESTQKILETSIDIYNQESGSVINKLTHQIKSQFFKIIYIGVTILITILLAFLLKLALRKYILDTDRIYTASKVINYINISIIVLILLFAYMENVTYLVAVVGFASAGLAIAMKDLFMSVLGWFVIVLGGSVHVGDRVRVCKDGSVYVGDVLDISVLRITLFEDVTLTSYMHNRRAGRIIFVPNNYIFTMMFANYTHAGLKTVWDGIDFSITFDSNYKKALKIATDIGKKYAKGYTEMVRQQVHRMRDKYSLRNPNLEVRSYCMIEPNGLRISLWYQTNAYATLSLRSTISGEIIERILQEDDIHIAYPTSKVVANGGDGIGGSTQMHELDSKVILGGGVQVQKLDS, encoded by the coding sequence ATGAGTTGCATACTTTTTGCTTCGCCTATTGTCAAAGATGACATGAAAATTTCTGATATACAAAAAGAACTCCAAACTCTTGAAAATAAGCTTGATGAAAGCCATAATGCCTGGCTAAAGCATTATATGAGTTTAGAAAACTATAATGAACTTACAAATGAGATGAACACACTTGAAAAAGAGATACAATCATACATACATACTGCACCCCCTCATTCGCTCACACAACGTTTTGAAACACTCAAGCGCCAGCAAGAACTCCTTAGAGATTATGCACAACACCCTTATGGAACACTTTTAGAAGTCAAACATATTGAGGAAGTGCCACAAATTACGAATCCTTTTTTGATTCTTACAGGTTATTCATTTATTAAGCAACTTAAAGAGCAGCAAAATATACTCAATACAAATAAAGAGAGTTTGCATTTTTTGCTTGATGTTATAAGGGAAAAATATGTGCTTTTAAATACACTTGCCGAAGAGGATAAGTCTGTTGAAGTTGCTAAGCAAATTGCTCGCACTCAAACTATGCTCGAAGAGCTAGAGAGCACACAAAAAATATTAGAAACTTCAATAGACATTTATAATCAAGAATCTGGCAGCGTAATCAATAAGCTTACTCATCAGATTAAAAGTCAATTTTTTAAAATTATTTATATTGGTGTAACAATTCTTATCACAATTCTTTTAGCTTTTTTGCTTAAACTTGCTTTGAGGAAGTATATTCTTGATACAGATAGAATCTACACTGCAAGTAAGGTAATTAACTATATTAATATCAGTATAATTGTTTTAATTTTGCTTTTTGCATATATGGAGAATGTTACTTATTTGGTTGCAGTTGTAGGGTTTGCTTCAGCTGGTTTAGCTATTGCTATGAAAGATTTGTTTATGAGTGTGCTTGGGTGGTTTGTGATTGTGCTAGGAGGAAGTGTGCATGTAGGTGATAGGGTGCGCGTGTGCAAAGATGGTAGTGTGTATGTGGGTGATGTGCTTGATATTTCTGTGCTTAGAATCACGCTTTTTGAAGATGTAACACTCACAAGCTATATGCACAATCGTAGAGCAGGGCGCATTATTTTTGTGCCTAATAATTATATTTTTACAATGATGTTTGCTAATTATACACACGCAGGATTAAAGACGGTGTGGGACGGCATAGACTTTAGTATCACTTTTGATAGCAATTATAAAAAAGCACTCAAAATTGCTACCGATATAGGCAAGAAATATGCTAAGGGTTATACTGAAATGGTGCGTCAGCAGGTGCATCGTATGCGTGATAAGTATTCTTTGCGCAATCCTAATCTTGAAGTGCGAAGCTATTGTATGATTGAGCCAAATGGGTTACGCATTTCATTGTGGTATCAAACAAATGCTTATGCCACGCTTTCATTGCGCAGCACTATTTCAGGGGAGATTATTGAGCGCATTCTCCAAGAAGATGATATACATATCGCTTATCCTACAAGTAAAGTGGTCGCTAATGGAGGTGATGGTATAGGAGGAAGCACACAAATGCACGAGCTAGATTCTAAGGTTATCTTAGGCGGAGGTGTGCAAGTGCAAAAATTAGATTCTTAA
- a CDS encoding peptidoglycan DD-metalloendopeptidase family protein: MKKVFMLISVCSFCFGAVAHNQTWETGYTLFAFFQKYNIPTSVYYNLPPKDKELTSEVYAGVTYYTLLGDDGELIQALIPIGDGMQIHIFKRDGAYMLDFTPMIYFEQEQTISLSIQKSPYQDLLEMTRDNGLVGEFLNAYKNSINFHSILKNDRLAVIYDRKYRLGKPLKNASIKAAVVEINKKPHYLFRFNNGRYYNKEGKEIQGFLLQTPVAGARISSKFSLGRRHPILGTIRPHYAVDYAAPKGTPIVAAADGVVIFAGKKGGYGNLIEIRHENNLKTLYAHMSSFVTGMKSGKRVKRGQMIGRVGSTGLSTGPHLHFGLYRNNVPINPLSNVKAVSKELKDKEKQDFDSLKEHFMPYLQEALNNNTNTITPNENLNLPDTLSSVNNPHKFIYEA; the protein is encoded by the coding sequence ATGAAAAAAGTATTTATGTTGATAAGTGTGTGTAGTTTTTGTTTTGGTGCAGTTGCCCATAATCAGACTTGGGAAACAGGATACACACTTTTTGCATTTTTTCAAAAATATAATATTCCCACAAGCGTATATTATAATTTACCTCCTAAAGATAAAGAGCTTACATCAGAAGTATATGCAGGTGTTACTTATTACACACTCTTAGGAGATGATGGCGAGTTGATTCAGGCTCTTATCCCTATAGGTGATGGTATGCAGATTCATATATTCAAGCGTGATGGTGCGTATATGTTAGATTTTACACCTATGATTTATTTTGAGCAGGAGCAGACTATTAGTCTTTCTATTCAAAAATCGCCTTATCAAGATTTGCTTGAGATGACTCGCGATAATGGGCTAGTAGGCGAATTTCTAAATGCTTATAAAAACAGCATAAATTTTCATAGTATTTTAAAAAATGATAGATTAGCTGTGATTTATGACCGAAAGTATCGTTTGGGAAAACCTCTTAAAAATGCAAGTATTAAAGCAGCTGTGGTAGAGATAAATAAAAAACCTCACTATCTTTTTAGATTCAATAATGGACGCTATTATAACAAAGAGGGCAAAGAGATTCAGGGTTTCTTGCTTCAAACTCCCGTAGCAGGAGCAAGGATAAGTTCTAAATTTTCACTTGGGCGCAGACACCCTATACTTGGCACAATTCGCCCACATTATGCAGTGGATTATGCAGCACCAAAAGGCACCCCTATCGTTGCAGCTGCTGATGGTGTGGTTATTTTTGCAGGTAAAAAAGGTGGATATGGGAATCTTATTGAGATTCGGCACGAAAATAATCTCAAAACACTTTATGCTCATATGAGTTCATTTGTTACAGGTATGAAATCGGGCAAAAGAGTGAAAAGAGGGCAAATGATTGGGCGTGTAGGTTCTACTGGATTAAGCACAGGACCGCATTTACATTTTGGACTTTACCGCAACAATGTGCCCATTAATCCTCTCTCTAATGTGAAAGCTGTGAGCAAGGAGTTAAAAGATAAGGAGAAACAAGATTTTGATTCTCTTAAGGAACATTTTATGCCCTATCTCCAAGAGGCTTTAAATAATAATACAAATACTATTACTCCAAATGAGAATCTTAATTTGCCCGACACGCTCTCAAGCGTGAATAATCCTCATAAGTTTATTTATGAAGCCTAA
- the flgK gene encoding flagellar hook-associated protein FlgK, with amino-acid sequence MGGILSSLNTSYTGLQAHQLMVDVTGNNISNASDEFYSRQRVLVRPERPLYYQDYNLGRGVSIETIQRIHDEFVFNRYRKAAEEAQYYDTHFTTLREASAFFPEVDGVGIYNDLEEYFNAWKDLAKNSTDPAQKQVLAKNTQVLSTNIKDTRSRLVRLQQKVSEELEVTINEVNRIAKEIAHINGKLKEMEDQRELKQANELRDRRDELEYNLQTLIGANVFKNHLDSNASIHPKLADFDDEYVLNIGFGFNIVDGAMFHPLVLKKDDNHLNLNRVYFQGDDFKTVEITDKIVQGKAGSLISLYNSGAEGTRVGKIQDYINHLDIFAKGFIEATNAIYSQSAATQIRSDKLDVWSLNALVDSNYNIKEGSFDIVVYNTQGEEIARKTINIDRITTMNDVVRAINENTDDNKDNNALNDVDDYFRAYYDNGAREFNILAKNPSQGLYIAIQDKGSNFTGAFGLNKFLDGDDAHNIALNQEYVKDATLIRPWLTPVNGNFEVANMMQQLQYDDVDFYINKYEKKQMRIPEYFQFLAGRVANQTEATQRTKETKDAVLSAVKKEHLAISQVSLDEEMVNLIKFQGGYAANAKVITTIDRMIETLLGIKQ; translated from the coding sequence ATGGGCGGCATTCTTTCCTCACTTAACACTTCCTATACAGGCTTACAAGCTCATCAACTGATGGTTGATGTAACAGGCAATAACATTTCAAATGCAAGTGATGAATTTTATAGCCGACAACGTGTGCTTGTGCGCCCTGAACGCCCACTTTATTACCAAGATTATAATCTCGGCAGAGGTGTAAGTATTGAGACTATACAAAGAATCCACGATGAATTTGTGTTCAATCGTTATCGTAAAGCCGCTGAAGAAGCTCAATACTATGATACACATTTTACAACCTTGCGTGAAGCATCAGCCTTTTTCCCTGAAGTTGATGGTGTAGGAATCTATAATGATTTAGAAGAATACTTCAATGCGTGGAAAGACTTAGCAAAAAATTCCACTGACCCTGCCCAAAAACAAGTTTTAGCTAAAAATACTCAAGTGCTTAGCACTAATATTAAAGATACGCGTTCAAGACTCGTGCGTTTGCAGCAAAAAGTAAGTGAAGAACTTGAAGTAACAATCAATGAAGTCAATCGTATTGCAAAAGAAATCGCACATATTAATGGCAAACTCAAAGAAATGGAAGACCAGCGAGAGCTTAAGCAAGCAAATGAATTGCGTGATAGACGTGATGAGCTTGAATATAATCTTCAAACACTTATAGGGGCAAATGTTTTTAAAAATCATCTTGATTCTAATGCGTCTATTCACCCTAAATTAGCAGATTTTGATGACGAATATGTATTAAATATTGGCTTTGGTTTTAATATTGTAGATGGTGCGATGTTCCACCCACTCGTGCTCAAAAAAGATGATAATCATCTCAATCTTAATCGCGTATATTTTCAAGGTGATGATTTTAAAACCGTTGAAATTACTGATAAAATCGTTCAAGGCAAAGCTGGTTCTCTTATTAGTCTTTATAATTCAGGAGCTGAAGGCACACGAGTAGGAAAAATTCAAGATTATATTAATCATCTTGATATTTTTGCAAAAGGATTTATTGAAGCTACAAATGCTATTTACTCTCAAAGTGCAGCAACACAAATTCGTAGCGATAAACTTGATGTATGGAGCTTAAATGCTTTGGTAGATAGCAATTATAATATTAAAGAAGGAAGCTTTGATATTGTAGTATATAACACACAGGGAGAAGAAATCGCGCGTAAAACAATTAATATTGATAGAATCACTACTATGAATGATGTGGTAAGAGCTATTAATGAAAATACTGATGATAATAAAGATAACAACGCACTCAATGATGTTGATGATTATTTTCGTGCATATTATGATAATGGCGCAAGAGAATTTAATATTCTCGCCAAGAATCCTTCTCAAGGACTATATATAGCCATTCAAGATAAAGGCAGCAATTTTACAGGCGCATTTGGTTTAAATAAATTTCTTGATGGAGATGATGCGCATAATATCGCTCTTAATCAAGAATATGTCAAAGATGCTACACTCATACGCCCTTGGCTCACCCCTGTAAATGGAAACTTTGAAGTAGCGAATATGATGCAACAGCTTCAATATGATGATGTAGATTTCTATATTAATAAATATGAAAAAAAACAAATGAGAATCCCTGAGTATTTTCAGTTCCTGGCTGGACGCGTAGCAAATCAAACTGAAGCTACCCAACGCACAAAAGAAACAAAAGATGCTGTGCTTTCTGCTGTCAAAAAAGAACATTTAGCTATTTCGCAAGTAAGTCTTGATGAGGAAATGGTAAATCTTATTAAATTTCAAGGTGGTTATGCAGCAAATGCTAAAGTGATTACAACTATTGATAGAATGATAGAGACCCTACTTGGTATTAAGCAATAA